From a region of the Desulfovibrio oxyclinae DSM 11498 genome:
- a CDS encoding glycosyltransferase family 4 protein, translated as MKIALLGGYAPSLINFRGPLVRAMLEQGHEVVAMAPPFSPSPGPQLEAMGARYREIPLNRRGLNPLSDLGSLLTLKRMFREIAPDAVLSYTIKPVVYGSLAAKLAGVPAIYSMITGLGYAFTEDAGMKRRLIFNLVRGLYAAGLRPNQAVFFQNSDDLAFFKKLGVVPEGMRTEVTDGTGVDLDHYAYSEPPQGPPVFLCLSRFLRSKGVEHFLEASERLKKRFPEAIFRLAGSPEQGRDALGEDEIREWKRRTGAEVLDPVEDVRPLLSGCTVYVLPSYREGVPRSVLEAMSTGRAVITTDAPGCRLTVEDGVNGCLIPPRDTDALELAMLRMIEAPETVREMGRRSREIAERRFDVHRVNELILKSMGAA; from the coding sequence ATGAAGATAGCTCTCCTCGGCGGGTACGCCCCGTCACTCATCAATTTTCGCGGGCCGCTGGTGCGGGCCATGCTGGAGCAGGGACACGAGGTTGTGGCCATGGCGCCTCCGTTTTCTCCTTCACCGGGCCCGCAGCTGGAGGCCATGGGCGCACGCTACCGGGAAATCCCGTTGAACCGGCGCGGGCTGAACCCCCTGAGCGATCTCGGCTCGCTGCTGACCCTCAAGCGCATGTTCCGGGAGATAGCCCCGGACGCGGTGCTGTCCTACACCATCAAGCCCGTGGTTTACGGGTCCCTCGCCGCAAAACTGGCGGGCGTGCCGGCCATCTATTCCATGATAACCGGCCTTGGCTACGCCTTTACGGAAGACGCGGGCATGAAGCGACGTCTGATCTTCAACCTCGTTCGTGGCCTCTATGCTGCCGGACTCCGTCCCAACCAAGCTGTTTTCTTTCAGAATTCCGATGATCTGGCATTTTTCAAAAAGCTCGGTGTGGTGCCTGAAGGAATGCGCACCGAAGTGACCGACGGCACCGGCGTGGATCTGGATCATTACGCCTACTCGGAGCCGCCGCAGGGGCCGCCGGTGTTTCTGTGCCTGTCGCGCTTTCTGCGCTCCAAGGGCGTGGAGCATTTCCTTGAGGCTTCGGAACGGCTCAAGAAGCGTTTCCCCGAAGCAATCTTCCGGCTCGCAGGCAGCCCGGAGCAAGGCCGCGATGCTTTAGGCGAAGACGAGATCCGCGAATGGAAGCGCAGAACAGGAGCCGAAGTGCTCGATCCCGTGGAAGATGTCCGCCCCCTGCTGTCCGGATGTACCGTCTATGTGCTTCCGAGCTATCGCGAAGGCGTGCCGCGCTCGGTTCTTGAAGCCATGAGCACCGGAAGGGCCGTTATCACCACGGATGCGCCCGGATGCCGGCTTACCGTGGAAGACGGCGTCAACGGTTGCCTCATCCCGCCGAGAGACACCGACGCGCTGGAGCTGGCCATGCTCAGAATGATCGAGGCGCCCGAAACGGTGCGCGAGATGGGGCGCAGAAGCCGTGAAATAGCCGAACGCCGTTTCGACGTGCACCGCGTCAACGAACTTATCCTCAAGAGCATGGGGGCCGCATGA
- a CDS encoding sugar transferase, with protein MKRMMDILVSMAALILLSPVLMAVALLVRLKLGSPILFRQQRPGLHGKSFDILKFRTMLDAEAPDGTLLPDAQRLTPFGKALRASSLDELPELLNVLKGDMSLVGPRPLLMQYLPLYSPRQARRHEVRPGITGWAQINGRNAVDWPERFELDVWYVENRTLLLDLKILLRTVTGVLRREGISQEGHVTMEPFTGNEQGRNKGDSP; from the coding sequence ATGAAGCGAATGATGGATATCCTCGTCTCCATGGCGGCCTTGATCCTGCTCTCGCCGGTCCTGATGGCGGTGGCGCTTCTGGTGCGTCTGAAGCTTGGTAGCCCGATCCTGTTCCGTCAGCAGCGTCCCGGTCTGCACGGGAAGTCTTTCGACATCCTCAAGTTCCGCACCATGCTCGATGCCGAGGCCCCGGACGGCACTCTCCTGCCTGATGCGCAGCGGCTGACCCCTTTCGGCAAGGCGCTTCGCGCCAGCTCGCTCGACGAGTTGCCCGAACTGCTCAATGTGTTAAAAGGAGACATGAGCCTCGTGGGCCCGCGCCCGCTGCTCATGCAGTACCTGCCGCTTTACAGCCCGAGGCAGGCCAGACGCCACGAGGTGCGACCCGGCATCACCGGCTGGGCGCAGATCAACGGAAGAAACGCAGTGGACTGGCCGGAACGCTTTGAGCTTGATGTCTGGTACGTTGAGAACAGGACGCTGCTGCTGGACCTGAAAATATTGCTCAGGACCGTTACCGGCGTGCTCCGCCGCGAAGGCATTTCACAGGAAGGGCACGTCACCATGGAACCGTTTACCGGCAACGAACAAGGCCGCAACAAAGGAGATTCGCCATGA
- a CDS encoding universal stress protein: MNVKRILLPVDGSRHSDAAATSAVDMAKSSNAEILLLVCRKPVPNELGEPNVQWVLNHYTQDAENILSAYRERFDRQDVVYRDRIVGGRPGEVIADVAKAEDCDIIVMGSKGKSDLEGLLLGSVTHKVLHTAHCPVLVVK, from the coding sequence ATGAACGTGAAAAGAATCCTGCTCCCCGTCGACGGCTCCCGCCATTCCGACGCCGCCGCAACCTCCGCCGTGGACATGGCCAAAAGCTCCAACGCAGAAATCCTGCTGCTCGTATGCCGCAAACCCGTCCCCAACGAACTGGGCGAACCCAACGTGCAATGGGTGCTCAATCACTATACACAGGATGCGGAAAACATCCTCTCCGCCTATCGCGAACGCTTTGACAGGCAGGACGTGGTCTACCGTGACCGCATCGTCGGCGGACGCCCCGGGGAAGTCATTGCCGATGTAGCCAAAGCCGAGGACTGCGACATCATCGTCATGGGATCCAAAGGCAAATCCGACCTCGAAGGCCTCCTGCTCGGCAGCGTCACCCACAAGGTGCTCCATACCGCCCACTGCCCGGTGCTCGTTGTGAAGTAA
- a CDS encoding SHOCT domain-containing protein, whose amino-acid sequence MDMLSAFGNWFCNSGFGYGHGHLGGGGFMSSGWLPFHMPFGGLIGLLLLGTLIFMGVRLFRSRQPSHQTIAMDVIKRRYAEGEIDDATYEKLRAAMKR is encoded by the coding sequence ATGGACATGCTGAGCGCATTCGGAAACTGGTTCTGCAACAGCGGATTCGGCTACGGCCACGGCCACTTGGGAGGCGGCGGATTCATGTCGTCCGGTTGGCTTCCCTTTCACATGCCCTTCGGCGGCCTGATCGGACTGTTGCTCCTCGGAACCCTGATTTTCATGGGAGTGCGCCTGTTTCGCAGTCGGCAGCCTTCGCATCAGACAATCGCAATGGACGTGATCAAGCGTCGCTATGCGGAAGGCGAGATCGACGATGCTACCTACGAAAAGCTTCGAGCCGCGATGAAACGATAA
- the cysS gene encoding cysteine--tRNA ligase, which produces MKLYNTLARKKQEFTPANGNDVSMYVCGITAYDLCHIGHARSSVVFDVLYRYLKHRGYDVTFIRNFTDIDDKIIKRANETGMESGEVAEKYIQEFYVDMDRLNVERATVEPKCTQHIPEMVELTQHLIDKGHAYAAENGDVYFRVRTFDGYGKLSGRQIDELESGARIQPGEMKEDPLDFTLWKAAKPDEPSWESPWGPGRPGWHLECSAMSEKYAPLPLDIHGGGQDLAFPHHENEIAQSEAATDKDFARFWVHNGFVRINSEKMSKSLGNFFTIRDILAQFLPETLRYFLLTMHYRSPLDFSFEALEEAEKGIKRVYTALDQIEAALGRSKWKKSPFPEELTQELADIEAKWTEAMEDDMNTAAALGQLFNAVRLAGRIAEDKKLRQSEGARDLWTRIREDVAVWAQVFGVFGQQPADFLTELRDKRAERKEIDPDAVQTKLDERQQARKDKDFERADTIRKELEAMHVEVKDTPEGATWDVI; this is translated from the coding sequence ATGAAACTCTACAACACCCTGGCGAGGAAGAAACAGGAGTTCACCCCGGCGAACGGCAACGACGTCTCCATGTACGTCTGCGGCATCACCGCCTACGACCTCTGTCACATCGGCCACGCCCGCTCCAGTGTGGTCTTCGACGTCCTCTACCGCTACCTCAAGCACCGCGGTTACGACGTCACCTTCATCCGCAACTTCACCGACATCGACGACAAGATCATCAAGCGCGCCAACGAGACCGGCATGGAGTCCGGCGAAGTGGCCGAAAAATACATTCAGGAATTCTACGTGGACATGGACCGCCTCAATGTCGAGCGCGCCACCGTGGAACCCAAATGCACCCAGCACATACCCGAAATGGTCGAGCTGACCCAGCATCTCATCGACAAGGGCCACGCCTACGCCGCCGAAAACGGCGACGTCTACTTCCGCGTGCGCACCTTCGACGGCTACGGCAAGCTCTCCGGACGCCAGATCGACGAACTCGAATCCGGCGCACGCATCCAGCCCGGTGAAATGAAGGAAGACCCCCTCGACTTCACCCTCTGGAAAGCCGCCAAGCCAGACGAACCCTCCTGGGAATCCCCATGGGGCCCCGGCCGTCCCGGCTGGCATCTCGAATGCTCCGCCATGAGCGAAAAATACGCTCCCCTGCCTCTCGACATCCACGGCGGCGGACAGGACCTGGCCTTCCCGCATCACGAGAACGAAATTGCCCAGTCCGAAGCAGCCACCGACAAGGACTTCGCCCGCTTCTGGGTGCACAACGGTTTCGTGCGCATCAACTCCGAAAAAATGTCTAAAAGTCTCGGCAACTTTTTCACCATCCGCGACATCCTCGCCCAGTTTCTGCCCGAGACCCTGCGCTATTTCCTGCTGACCATGCACTACCGCAGCCCGCTCGACTTCTCCTTCGAAGCACTCGAAGAAGCCGAAAAAGGCATCAAACGCGTCTATACCGCCCTCGACCAGATCGAGGCCGCCCTCGGCCGGTCCAAATGGAAGAAATCCCCCTTCCCCGAAGAGCTCACCCAGGAACTGGCCGACATCGAAGCCAAATGGACCGAAGCCATGGAAGACGACATGAACACCGCCGCCGCACTCGGCCAGCTGTTCAATGCCGTTCGACTCGCAGGACGCATCGCCGAAGACAAGAAACTGCGCCAGTCCGAAGGCGCACGCGACCTCTGGACCCGGATCCGCGAAGACGTCGCAGTCTGGGCACAGGTCTTCGGTGTCTTCGGTCAGCAGCCCGCAGACTTCCTTACCGAACTCCGCGACAAACGCGCCGAACGCAAGGAAATCGACCCCGACGCCGTCCAAACCAAACTGGACGAACGCCAACAGGCCCGCAAAGACAAGGACTTCGAACGAGCCGACACCATCCGCAAGGAACTCGAAGCCATGCACGTCGAAGTCAAAGACACCCCCGAAGGCGCCACATGGGACGTCATCTAG
- a CDS encoding bifunctional 2-C-methyl-D-erythritol 4-phosphate cytidylyltransferase/2-C-methyl-D-erythritol 2,4-cyclodiphosphate synthase: MARPAHPTAVILAAGSGTRMADATGGVPKQYLTYAGVPLFWLSARTFSRVAAMRGLVFVFPPADAERMRAEVERLNAEEDLGLPFAVVEGGARRQDSVRNGLAALDRKCDTVLVHDAARPFASASLVTALLDALDADAQGAIPAIAVPDTIKRVQGTAVTETLVRSELRAVQTPQAFHREPLEEAHRRAQEEGWEVTDDASMVERLGTVTTVPGEPGNCKITTPEDLKRLEEPVAEISVTGWGYDVHRYGGERPLVLGGVPIPGGPGIHAHSDGDVLLHALADAILGTFGGGDIGSHFPDTDPNFEGANSGVLLKEVQLMAMKAGASIVHADLTVIAQTPKLAPHAKGIRRNVARLLGLDESFVNFKATTEEKLGFTGEKKGIKAVACVSAVRRFA; this comes from the coding sequence ATGGCAAGACCCGCCCATCCCACGGCCGTGATCCTCGCCGCAGGCAGTGGCACCCGCATGGCCGACGCCACAGGCGGCGTTCCCAAGCAGTACCTGACCTACGCGGGCGTGCCGCTCTTTTGGCTGAGCGCGCGCACGTTCTCCCGGGTCGCCGCCATGCGCGGCCTCGTTTTCGTGTTCCCGCCCGCAGACGCCGAACGGATGCGCGCCGAAGTCGAACGCCTCAATGCCGAAGAGGATCTCGGCCTGCCCTTTGCCGTCGTGGAAGGCGGCGCAAGGCGACAGGATTCGGTTCGCAACGGCCTTGCCGCGCTCGACCGTAAATGCGACACCGTACTCGTGCACGATGCCGCCCGCCCGTTTGCCTCGGCCTCCCTCGTCACCGCGCTGCTCGACGCGCTGGACGCGGATGCCCAAGGCGCGATTCCCGCCATCGCGGTCCCAGACACCATCAAGCGGGTACAGGGAACGGCTGTCACCGAGACACTGGTCCGCTCCGAGCTGCGCGCAGTCCAGACACCGCAGGCCTTCCATCGCGAACCGCTCGAAGAAGCCCACCGCCGCGCGCAAGAGGAAGGCTGGGAAGTCACCGATGACGCGAGCATGGTGGAACGGCTCGGCACCGTGACCACCGTCCCCGGCGAGCCCGGCAACTGCAAGATAACCACCCCCGAAGACCTGAAACGGCTGGAGGAACCCGTGGCCGAAATCAGCGTGACCGGCTGGGGATACGACGTCCACCGCTACGGCGGAGAACGCCCGCTGGTGCTTGGCGGCGTTCCGATACCCGGCGGTCCCGGCATACATGCCCACTCCGACGGCGATGTGCTGCTGCACGCTCTTGCCGATGCCATCCTCGGCACGTTCGGCGGCGGCGACATCGGCAGCCACTTCCCGGACACCGACCCGAATTTTGAAGGCGCCAACAGCGGCGTACTGCTCAAGGAAGTGCAGCTCATGGCCATGAAGGCCGGTGCGAGCATCGTCCACGCCGACCTCACCGTCATCGCCCAGACCCCGAAACTGGCCCCCCACGCCAAAGGCATCCGCCGCAACGTGGCACGGCTGCTCGGCCTGGACGAATCCTTCGTCAACTTCAAAGCCACCACCGAAGAAAAGCTCGGCTTCACCGGTGAAAAGAAAGGCATCAAGGCCGTGGCCTGCGTCAGCGCCGTCCGGAGGTTTGCATGA